Proteins encoded by one window of Gemmatimonas aurantiaca:
- a CDS encoding MgtC/SapB family protein: MDSLHFRSVSALAPMFVNLSTAFVLGALIGIERQVRQRTAGLRTNTLVAVGAAIFVSLGARLFEMNGGSQTPIHIVAYVVSGIGFIGAGAIMKEGASISGLNTAATLWGSGAVGACAGAGLLGEAGLASLFVLASNTLLRPVVNRINRRPFREETGEATYMVIVICSCDLQSDIREKVAEILEDASYPARQIDDHPFGDESVEIEFTLYATAVQAEELDLVMKQAEDIPGVQQIFWNASDES; the protein is encoded by the coding sequence ATGGACAGCCTCCACTTCCGCAGCGTGAGCGCATTGGCGCCCATGTTCGTCAATCTCTCGACCGCCTTTGTTCTCGGAGCGCTGATCGGTATCGAGCGGCAGGTCCGACAGCGCACGGCGGGGCTCCGCACGAATACCCTAGTGGCCGTCGGGGCGGCCATCTTCGTATCGCTGGGCGCCCGGCTGTTCGAGATGAACGGCGGGTCACAGACTCCGATTCATATCGTGGCCTACGTCGTCTCCGGCATCGGCTTCATCGGCGCCGGTGCCATCATGAAGGAAGGCGCGAGCATCTCCGGATTGAACACGGCGGCGACGCTATGGGGGTCCGGCGCGGTGGGGGCCTGTGCCGGTGCCGGGCTGTTGGGGGAAGCCGGACTCGCATCCTTGTTCGTGCTCGCGAGCAATACCCTGCTGCGCCCGGTGGTGAATCGCATCAATCGCCGTCCCTTTCGCGAGGAGACAGGCGAGGCCACCTATATGGTCATCGTCATTTGCTCATGCGACCTTCAGTCCGATATCCGGGAAAAGGTGGCCGAGATTCTGGAGGATGCCAGCTACCCCGCTCGCCAGATCGACGATCATCCGTTCGGCGACGAGAGCGTGGAAATCGAGTTCACCTTGTACGCCACCGCTGTGCAGGCGGAAGAACTCGATCTCGTGATGAAGCAGGCAGAGGACATTCCCGGCGTGCAGCAGATATTCTGGAATGCCAGCGACGAAAGCTGA
- the mgtA gene encoding magnesium-translocating P-type ATPase: MNFLDGILRNLFSGFLTRRRANRHFRRQAILDTLRKLGAGENRTALEHVSRDMRRVATDDMATAIVRMSSHEEGLTDAEADARRNRFGPNEVEHEKPLPWWTHLWHCYKNPFNLLLTLLAFISFLTDDMEATVVIGTMVVLSTFIRFVQESRSNRAAERLKAMVSNTASVIRRRTDAEAAGMTRELRSRRSAAHVELPIRELVPGDHVVLSAGDMIPADCRLLTAKDLFVSQAAMTGESLPVEKFASMDRPFDTVFDAPNLVFMGTNVISGSATALVVATGNRTYFGALSARVTATDRTTTAFQAGVNSVSWLLIRFALVMAPVVLLINGFTKGDWPEAFLFALSVAVGLTPEMLPMIVTSTLAKGAVMLSRKKVIVKRLDAIQNFGAMDVLCTDKTGTLTQDKIALERHTDAFGTPSDDVLRHAYLNSYYQTGLKNLLDHAVLEHVELQSELRLSQDYRKVDEIPFDFNRRRMSVVVSERDDHHELICKGAVDEMLAVCSQVRIESPEGPKHVPLDDELLARVRQVTRDLNGQGLRIVAVAMKERPATQSVYSVADETDLTLVGYIAFLDPPKESSEPALRALAEHGVQVKVLTGDSELIAAHACGRVGLGYDGILLGSKVEHMSDTELASAVESPVIFARLTPHHKERIVHTLRTNGHVVGFMGDGINDAPALRAADIGISVDSGVDIAKEAADIILLEKSLMVLEEGVLEGRRTFSNMLKYIRMTASSNFGNVFSVLVGSAFLPFLPMLPLQLLVQNLLYDISQTAIPFDNVDKELIQKPLKWNPGGIGRFMVFFGPISSIFDIATYALMWYVFSANTVGKQALFQSGWFVVGLLTQTLIVHMIRTPKLPFIESRAAWPLMAMTLAIMAIGVFLPMSPLAEHFKLQALPRSYFPWLVGILLGYAMLTTAMKRIYIRKFGWQ, translated from the coding sequence ATGAACTTCCTCGATGGCATCCTGCGGAATCTGTTCAGCGGCTTTCTCACGCGACGGCGTGCGAATCGTCATTTCAGGCGCCAGGCCATTCTCGACACTTTGCGTAAGCTCGGAGCCGGGGAAAACCGTACCGCACTCGAACACGTCTCCCGGGACATGCGCCGCGTTGCGACCGACGATATGGCCACCGCGATCGTCCGCATGTCCTCCCACGAAGAAGGTCTGACCGATGCCGAGGCGGACGCCCGACGGAATCGCTTCGGTCCGAATGAAGTGGAGCACGAAAAGCCACTGCCCTGGTGGACCCACCTGTGGCACTGCTACAAGAACCCGTTCAATCTGCTGCTGACGCTGCTGGCATTCATCTCCTTCCTGACCGACGACATGGAAGCGACCGTGGTGATCGGTACGATGGTGGTGCTGAGCACGTTCATCCGTTTCGTGCAGGAAAGTCGCTCCAATCGGGCCGCCGAACGGCTCAAGGCGATGGTGAGCAATACCGCGTCGGTCATTCGACGCCGCACCGACGCGGAAGCCGCCGGAATGACCAGGGAATTGCGATCACGGCGTTCTGCGGCGCATGTCGAACTGCCGATACGCGAACTGGTTCCGGGGGATCACGTCGTACTGTCGGCGGGTGACATGATCCCGGCTGATTGCCGCCTGTTGACCGCCAAAGACTTGTTTGTCTCACAGGCGGCCATGACCGGGGAGTCGCTGCCGGTAGAGAAGTTCGCGTCGATGGACCGGCCTTTCGACACGGTGTTTGATGCGCCCAACCTGGTCTTCATGGGCACCAACGTCATTTCCGGTTCGGCCACGGCTCTGGTGGTCGCGACCGGAAATCGCACGTACTTCGGTGCGTTGTCCGCGCGCGTGACGGCCACGGACCGGACGACGACGGCATTCCAGGCAGGCGTCAACAGCGTGAGCTGGCTCCTGATCCGCTTCGCCCTGGTCATGGCCCCGGTGGTGCTGCTCATCAACGGCTTCACCAAAGGGGACTGGCCGGAGGCGTTCCTCTTTGCGCTGTCCGTCGCTGTCGGACTCACGCCCGAAATGCTGCCGATGATCGTCACCTCGACGCTGGCCAAGGGCGCGGTGATGCTCTCACGCAAGAAAGTCATCGTGAAGCGCCTCGATGCGATCCAGAACTTCGGCGCGATGGACGTACTGTGCACGGACAAGACCGGCACGCTCACCCAGGACAAGATCGCGCTGGAGCGACATACCGACGCATTCGGGACGCCCTCGGACGACGTGCTGCGCCATGCGTACCTGAACAGTTACTACCAGACCGGCCTGAAGAATCTGCTCGACCACGCGGTACTCGAGCACGTGGAGCTGCAAAGCGAGCTGCGGCTCTCGCAGGACTACCGGAAGGTCGATGAGATCCCCTTCGATTTCAATCGGCGCCGGATGTCGGTCGTGGTCTCGGAGCGAGACGACCATCACGAACTGATCTGCAAGGGCGCGGTCGATGAGATGCTCGCCGTCTGCAGTCAGGTCCGCATCGAAAGCCCGGAGGGGCCGAAACACGTACCGCTCGACGACGAGTTGCTGGCCCGCGTACGCCAGGTCACACGAGACCTGAATGGGCAGGGTCTGCGCATCGTTGCGGTCGCGATGAAGGAACGACCGGCTACACAATCGGTGTACTCGGTTGCCGATGAGACCGACTTGACGCTGGTGGGCTACATCGCCTTCCTCGATCCGCCCAAGGAGTCGTCCGAGCCGGCGCTGCGTGCGCTCGCGGAACATGGTGTGCAGGTCAAGGTGCTGACCGGCGACAGCGAACTCATTGCCGCGCACGCCTGTGGGCGGGTGGGGCTGGGATACGATGGCATCCTGCTGGGCTCGAAAGTCGAGCACATGAGCGATACGGAGCTGGCAAGCGCCGTCGAGTCGCCCGTGATCTTTGCCCGTCTCACGCCGCACCACAAGGAACGCATCGTGCACACCCTGCGGACGAACGGGCATGTCGTGGGTTTCATGGGTGACGGCATCAACGACGCGCCGGCGTTGCGGGCGGCAGACATTGGCATCTCGGTGGATTCCGGCGTGGACATCGCCAAGGAGGCGGCCGACATCATTCTGCTCGAGAAGAGCCTGATGGTGTTGGAGGAAGGCGTGCTCGAGGGCCGCAGGACCTTCAGCAACATGCTCAAGTACATCCGCATGACCGCCAGCTCCAACTTCGGCAATGTCTTCTCCGTGCTCGTGGGCAGCGCGTTCCTGCCGTTCCTGCCGATGCTGCCGCTGCAGTTGCTCGTCCAGAACCTGCTGTACGACATCTCGCAGACGGCCATCCCCTTCGACAATGTCGACAAGGAGCTGATCCAGAAGCCCCTGAAATGGAATCCGGGTGGTATCGGGCGCTTCATGGTCTTCTTTGGTCCGATCAGTTCGATCTTCGACATCGCCACCTATGCGCTGATGTGGTACGTGTTCTCGGCCAACACGGTGGGCAAGCAGGCACTGTTCCAATCCGGCTGGTTCGTTGTCGGGTTGCTGACGCAGACACTGATCGTGCACATGATCCGCACGCCAAAGCTGCCGTTCATCGAGAGCCGCGCGGCGTGGCCGTTGATGGCCATGACCCTGGCCATCATGGCCATCGGTGTCTTCCTGCCGATGAGCCCACTCGCGGAGCACTTCAAACTGCAGGCACTCCCGCGATCCTACTTTCCGTGGTTGGTGGGCATTCTGCTGGGCTATGCCATGCTCACCACAGCGATGAAGCGGATCTACATCCGCAAGTTCGGCTGGCAGTGA
- a CDS encoding efflux transporter outer membrane subunit: MNNILRLIGSALFLAMGGCAAGPNFQQPLVSAPQSYVPTPLPSGTASAPGIGGAAQRFVQGQEVQAQWWTVFGSPALNELVMAALQANPDLQAAEAALRAARSTVAAQRGAYWPGVDAGVNTNREKVAGPVSGPLDDGDVKLYTLHTAQLSIGYVPDVFGANRRQVEALSAEADVQRFQREAVYMTLVSNVVGAAIEEANLRGQIAATRDLISLSARLLDVTRRQYNAGQVGGVDVVAQEAALARVQVTLPPLEKQLAEQRNLLATLIGRLPGEGVPQRFELASLSLPEELPLSLSSRLVEQRPDIRAAEAQLHVASALVGVAAAARLPSFTLTASLGRSSLDFSQMLRNGGAFWTVGADLFQPVFRGRMLRLRQRAAEAAFDQAAAQYRSTVLTAFQNTADALQAIVSDAETLRAASAAEAAARRSLTMTQRSRELGAASQVELIVAQQNYQEAATALVQAQANRFTSTVALFHALGGGWWHSRSETDAVPTAGDQSLRLH, from the coding sequence ATGAACAACATCCTGCGCCTCATCGGATCCGCCCTGTTTCTCGCTATGGGCGGCTGCGCGGCAGGACCCAATTTTCAACAGCCACTGGTCTCGGCACCGCAGTCCTATGTCCCGACCCCGTTGCCGTCCGGGACGGCTTCCGCGCCCGGCATCGGCGGTGCTGCACAGCGGTTCGTGCAAGGACAGGAAGTTCAAGCGCAATGGTGGACTGTCTTCGGGTCGCCAGCGCTCAACGAGCTGGTGATGGCAGCTCTCCAGGCCAATCCCGATCTACAGGCGGCGGAAGCCGCCTTGCGCGCCGCACGGTCAACGGTCGCAGCCCAGCGGGGCGCGTACTGGCCTGGCGTCGATGCCGGTGTGAACACCAACCGGGAGAAGGTGGCGGGCCCCGTCAGTGGACCACTGGACGATGGCGACGTGAAGCTCTACACGCTGCACACCGCGCAACTCAGCATCGGGTACGTGCCCGATGTCTTCGGTGCGAACAGGCGCCAGGTCGAAGCACTCTCTGCGGAAGCGGACGTACAGCGCTTTCAGCGGGAAGCGGTCTATATGACCTTGGTCTCCAACGTCGTTGGTGCGGCGATCGAGGAAGCCAACCTGCGCGGCCAGATCGCCGCGACCCGCGACCTCATCAGTCTCTCGGCGCGGCTGCTAGATGTCACTCGGCGGCAGTACAACGCGGGCCAGGTCGGCGGTGTCGATGTCGTCGCACAGGAAGCCGCGCTGGCCAGGGTGCAAGTCACGCTGCCGCCCTTGGAGAAGCAGCTTGCCGAGCAGCGCAATCTCCTGGCGACGCTGATCGGCCGGTTGCCCGGCGAAGGGGTGCCTCAGCGGTTCGAGTTGGCATCACTTTCGCTGCCGGAGGAACTGCCACTCAGTTTGTCATCCCGCCTGGTCGAGCAACGTCCCGACATTCGGGCGGCGGAGGCGCAACTGCATGTCGCCAGCGCCCTGGTGGGTGTGGCGGCCGCCGCGCGGCTGCCCAGCTTCACGTTGACGGCCAGTCTGGGGCGTTCGTCGCTCGATTTCTCACAGATGCTTCGCAACGGCGGGGCCTTCTGGACCGTGGGTGCCGATCTGTTCCAGCCGGTGTTCCGCGGTCGGATGTTGCGGCTTCGGCAGCGAGCGGCTGAAGCCGCCTTCGATCAAGCCGCTGCGCAGTATCGCAGCACCGTGCTGACGGCCTTCCAGAACACGGCTGACGCATTGCAGGCGATCGTCAGTGACGCAGAAACCTTGCGCGCCGCCAGCGCCGCGGAGGCCGCCGCGCGGAGGAGCCTGACGATGACGCAGAGGTCGCGCGAGCTGGGTGCTGCCAGTCAGGTGGAGCTGATCGTTGCGCAACAGAACTACCAGGAGGCCGCAACGGCCCTGGTTCAAGCGCAAGCCAATCGTTTCACGAGCACCGTTGCCCTCTTTCATGCTCTGGGAGGCGGCTGGTGGCATTCGCGCAGTGAAACCGATGCCGTTCCAACCGCGGGCGACCAATCGCTCCGGCTTCACTAG
- a CDS encoding efflux RND transporter periplasmic adaptor subunit, whose amino-acid sequence MLLYFDRSRGALQRALRAAIAAHRPSALRTAVAAQGHRACAKALAGLSSRVIADALSMLAAPDRAGVLTHLPRATRKRLSRVDSVGDGASSIARMTASPLVGIACVGLMLAGCDANRPDEALRLAETAGVQREGTAVIVLPASPLRQKLEVGGVEQEAFALTIDAPGVIEPMPEKLVKITPPLAGRIVRLHRRLGDAVRPGDALATFDAPDLGTAYNDLVKAQATLQQARAEFARQNELLSEDIASRKDFEAAHLAQSAAESDARAAVDRLAQLGADPHAASHREYVLRSPLAGRVIEMEGSQGGFWNDNTASIMTVADLSTIWLSASIAEKDLAQVFVGQMARIVPNAYADREFRGTVQYIDDLLDPDTRTVRVRVAIDNPKGLFKPGMFARVSLSGATRQALLVPASALLQNGLYTRVFVEREPFRYESRVVGVGASAGDRVEVLSGLKVGERIVTRNAVLLND is encoded by the coding sequence ATGCTGCTCTACTTCGACCGTTCTCGTGGCGCCCTGCAGCGTGCCCTGCGAGCAGCCATTGCTGCACATCGCCCAAGCGCACTTCGTACCGCGGTCGCCGCGCAGGGTCATCGGGCGTGCGCCAAGGCACTTGCCGGCCTGTCGAGCCGGGTGATTGCAGATGCGCTCTCCATGCTCGCCGCGCCCGATCGAGCCGGAGTCCTGACCCACCTGCCGCGCGCGACACGCAAGCGACTGTCCCGGGTCGACAGTGTTGGCGACGGAGCGTCGTCCATCGCAAGGATGACGGCATCCCCCTTGGTGGGCATCGCGTGCGTTGGCTTGATGTTGGCTGGCTGCGATGCGAACCGGCCGGACGAAGCACTGCGCTTGGCGGAAACGGCCGGCGTTCAACGCGAGGGCACAGCCGTCATCGTGCTCCCGGCATCGCCCCTGCGTCAGAAACTGGAGGTTGGTGGTGTCGAGCAGGAAGCGTTTGCCCTGACCATCGACGCGCCAGGCGTCATCGAACCCATGCCCGAGAAGCTGGTGAAGATCACGCCACCACTGGCTGGACGCATCGTCCGCCTGCATAGACGGCTCGGCGATGCCGTGAGACCGGGTGATGCTCTGGCTACGTTCGATGCTCCCGACCTTGGTACGGCGTACAACGACCTCGTCAAGGCACAGGCAACACTCCAGCAAGCGCGCGCGGAATTCGCCCGCCAGAACGAGCTGCTGAGCGAAGACATTGCGTCGCGAAAGGACTTCGAGGCTGCGCACCTCGCCCAGTCGGCCGCAGAGAGTGACGCACGAGCGGCAGTGGACCGGCTGGCGCAACTCGGTGCCGACCCGCACGCCGCCTCCCATCGGGAGTACGTCCTGCGTTCACCCCTCGCAGGACGTGTGATCGAGATGGAAGGCTCCCAGGGCGGATTCTGGAACGACAACACCGCCTCGATCATGACCGTCGCGGACCTCTCGACCATCTGGCTTTCCGCAAGTATTGCGGAGAAAGACCTGGCGCAGGTTTTTGTCGGCCAGATGGCGCGCATCGTTCCGAACGCCTACGCCGACCGCGAATTCCGCGGCACGGTGCAGTACATCGATGATTTGCTCGATCCCGACACGCGAACGGTGAGAGTTCGCGTGGCCATCGACAACCCCAAAGGCCTATTCAAGCCGGGGATGTTCGCTCGCGTGAGTCTTTCGGGAGCCACGCGTCAGGCGCTACTCGTACCCGCCTCGGCGCTGTTGCAAAACGGCCTGTACACGCGCGTCTTCGTCGAACGGGAACCATTTCGCTACGAGTCCCGCGTCGTCGGTGTGGGCGCTTCGGCCGGTGATCGTGTCGAGGTGCTGTCAGGTCTGAAGGTCGGCGAGCGCATCGTGACCAGGAACGCGGTGCTGCTCAATGATTAG
- a CDS encoding ATP-binding protein, translating to MGFVMAGIFAADTATSYEVAAAVFYAVVIMTAASGLSRRALIVLTAICIAITVLSFGITPHGDYRAGLINTGISIAAIVLTTYLILKMETATASAHDAQAQLMRITRVKSLEGLTTSIAHEVNQPLAAIVTSGNACQRWLAQDPPNLDKARQALDRILSDAGRASNIIARVRSLTRGEPPHTGEFEFNKAILEVVSLSQSEMERNDILLMTNLSPDLPPAVADRVQVQQVVGNLMLNAIEAMASTATSRRSIRIASELKDGLILLSVYDRGIGLPAGVYEHLFEAFWTTKEEGIGVGLSISRAIIEANGGQIWAEPIKEGGAVFRFSVPTTR from the coding sequence ATGGGGTTCGTCATGGCGGGCATTTTCGCAGCCGACACGGCCACGAGCTACGAGGTCGCGGCAGCGGTGTTCTATGCGGTAGTCATCATGACGGCAGCGAGCGGGTTGAGTCGTCGCGCGCTGATCGTATTGACCGCCATCTGCATCGCGATAACCGTGCTCAGCTTCGGTATCACCCCGCATGGTGACTACCGCGCAGGTCTGATCAACACCGGCATCAGCATCGCGGCCATCGTGCTGACGACCTATCTCATCCTGAAGATGGAAACCGCGACAGCGTCGGCACACGACGCGCAGGCGCAGCTCATGCGTATCACGCGCGTCAAGAGCCTGGAAGGACTGACGACATCCATTGCACACGAAGTCAATCAACCGTTGGCCGCCATCGTCACGAGCGGGAATGCCTGTCAACGCTGGCTTGCACAGGATCCGCCGAATCTGGACAAGGCACGCCAGGCCCTCGATCGAATCCTGAGCGACGCGGGCCGCGCCAGCAACATCATCGCGCGCGTGCGGAGCCTCACCAGGGGAGAGCCACCCCACACAGGCGAATTCGAGTTCAACAAAGCCATCCTGGAAGTCGTCTCGCTCTCGCAGAGCGAGATGGAACGCAACGACATTCTGCTGATGACGAATCTCAGCCCTGATCTGCCTCCGGCCGTGGCGGATCGGGTCCAGGTACAGCAGGTCGTCGGCAACCTCATGCTGAATGCGATCGAGGCGATGGCCTCGACCGCGACGTCCAGGCGCAGCATTCGGATCGCGTCAGAACTCAAGGACGGCCTGATTCTGCTGTCCGTCTACGACCGTGGCATCGGTCTTCCCGCCGGCGTGTACGAGCATCTGTTCGAGGCCTTCTGGACGACGAAAGAGGAAGGCATCGGGGTCGGCCTGAGCATCAGCCGCGCAATCATCGAAGCCAACGGTGGGCAGATATGGGCGGAGCCGATCAAAGAAGGCGGCGCAGTTTTTCGGTTCAGTGTCCCCACGACACGATAG
- a CDS encoding CusA/CzcA family heavy metal efflux RND transporter, producing MISNIITTCFQRRGIIWLVFTFVTLYGVWSWKQLPVEAYPDLADVTSQIVTQVPGLGAEEVEQQITIPLERALLGTPGMHVLRTRSLFALSLVTVVFEDGTDGYFARQRLQEKLGDVSLPYGAVPGLDPYTSPTGEIYRYTLESPTRNLRELSELQFWTVIPRLKKVPGVVDVTNFGGLTTQFTLELDPARLRQYDLALKEVRDAINDNNASGGGSVVDRGEQSYVVRGVGLLRSLEDMGNVVVKTKGGVPVLVKDLGVLTYGNVERRGILGKDDDPDTIEGIVLLLREHNPSHALAGIHEAVRDLNDNLLPGDVKLVPFLDRTTLIDATLRTVGFTLAEGMMLVSLVLLLFLGSPRAAAIVALTIPLSLLIAFIFMHHFKIPANLLSLGAIDFGILVDGAVVLVENILRRREENEDRPLQGRDAIQATLQVARPILFGMGVIICAYLPLFAFERIEYKLFSPMAYAVGAALIGALIVALTLTPALAWLAFRKPRRVFHNPAIDALSVHYAAFLERTVGRTRWLIATCIGAALALGVLFSTIGRDFLPYLDEGSLWLQVQMPPGITLDKASEMASELRRVTLEFPEVSYMVTQTGRNDDGTDYWTPSHIEASVGLHPYKEWKSGLTKQQLIARMSERYAQMPGYQIGFMQPLIDGVQDKLSGAHSDLTVKVFGDDLAEVRAVANRLAEILKAVPGSADVAVDVEPPLPNLKIELDRAAAARRGINATDVADLIATGIGGTPIGQLHIDERSYDMTVRFPPKDRASPDAIGNLTLRSPTGEWIPLSDVAHIGTVTGESVIVREMTQRNIIVRLNVRGRDLASFLVDAQAAVAGDAHHDASRIHIQWGGQFENLERAEARLALILPMTLGIMLLLLFGEFRNLHQPLLVLAMVPLAMIGGLAALHLRDMTLNVSSAVGFIALFGVAVLNGVLMIAQINRLRHEEGKDLRDAVLEGTRSRMRPVLMTATVAALGLTPAMLATGLGSDVQRPLATVVVGGLVTATTMTLVLLPSLYHLIEAHMARRQALRPASPGFEHGAFA from the coding sequence ATGATTAGCAACATCATCACCACCTGCTTCCAGCGCCGCGGTATCATCTGGCTCGTCTTCACCTTCGTCACGCTGTACGGCGTCTGGAGCTGGAAGCAGCTTCCGGTCGAGGCCTACCCGGACCTCGCCGATGTCACCTCGCAGATCGTCACCCAGGTTCCCGGTCTCGGTGCCGAGGAAGTCGAACAGCAGATCACCATTCCTTTGGAGCGGGCGCTGCTCGGTACCCCGGGGATGCACGTCCTGCGCACGCGCAGTCTGTTCGCCCTGTCTCTGGTGACCGTCGTCTTCGAGGACGGCACGGACGGCTACTTCGCGCGCCAACGTCTCCAGGAAAAGCTGGGAGACGTATCCCTGCCCTATGGAGCAGTGCCGGGACTCGACCCGTACACGTCGCCCACCGGAGAAATCTATCGCTACACGCTGGAGTCGCCGACCCGCAATCTGCGCGAGTTGTCCGAACTGCAATTCTGGACGGTCATTCCGCGTCTGAAGAAAGTGCCGGGTGTCGTCGATGTCACCAACTTCGGTGGCCTCACGACACAGTTCACGCTGGAACTCGATCCGGCGCGACTACGCCAGTACGATCTCGCACTGAAGGAAGTCAGGGACGCGATCAATGACAACAATGCCAGTGGCGGTGGCAGCGTCGTGGATCGTGGTGAACAAAGCTACGTCGTTCGCGGCGTCGGCCTGCTTCGCTCGCTCGAAGACATGGGCAATGTCGTGGTCAAGACCAAGGGCGGTGTACCGGTACTGGTGAAGGACCTGGGCGTGCTGACCTACGGCAACGTCGAACGCCGCGGCATTCTCGGCAAGGACGACGATCCGGACACCATCGAAGGCATCGTGTTGTTGCTCAGGGAGCACAACCCGTCGCATGCGCTTGCCGGTATCCACGAGGCGGTGCGCGACCTCAACGACAATCTGCTGCCCGGGGATGTGAAGCTCGTCCCTTTCCTGGACCGCACCACACTCATCGACGCCACCCTGCGCACGGTGGGCTTCACGCTCGCCGAAGGCATGATGCTGGTCAGCCTGGTGCTGCTGCTGTTCCTCGGCAGCCCGCGCGCGGCGGCGATCGTCGCGCTGACGATTCCGCTGTCATTGCTGATCGCGTTCATCTTCATGCACCACTTCAAGATACCGGCGAACCTGCTGTCGCTTGGCGCGATCGACTTCGGCATCCTGGTCGATGGCGCCGTGGTGCTGGTCGAGAACATTCTGCGCCGACGGGAGGAGAACGAAGATCGCCCCCTGCAGGGGCGGGATGCGATCCAGGCGACACTCCAGGTGGCCCGCCCCATCCTTTTCGGCATGGGCGTCATCATCTGCGCCTACCTGCCGTTATTCGCCTTCGAGCGTATCGAATACAAGTTGTTCTCGCCGATGGCCTACGCGGTCGGGGCGGCGCTGATCGGCGCATTGATCGTGGCGCTGACCCTGACTCCCGCGTTGGCGTGGCTGGCCTTCCGCAAGCCGCGTCGCGTGTTTCACAACCCCGCTATCGACGCATTGTCGGTGCACTATGCCGCCTTTCTGGAGCGCACGGTGGGCCGGACGCGCTGGCTGATCGCCACATGTATCGGCGCCGCCCTGGCGCTCGGGGTGTTGTTCTCGACCATCGGGCGCGATTTCCTGCCTTACCTCGATGAAGGATCTCTGTGGCTTCAGGTGCAGATGCCGCCAGGCATCACGCTGGACAAAGCATCGGAGATGGCCAGCGAACTGCGGCGCGTGACGCTGGAATTCCCCGAGGTTTCCTACATGGTGACCCAGACCGGCCGCAACGACGACGGCACCGACTACTGGACACCTTCGCATATCGAGGCCAGCGTCGGCCTGCACCCGTACAAGGAATGGAAATCGGGGCTGACCAAGCAGCAACTGATCGCCAGGATGTCCGAGCGTTACGCGCAGATGCCGGGCTATCAGATCGGCTTCATGCAGCCGCTGATCGACGGCGTGCAGGACAAGCTGTCCGGTGCGCACAGCGACTTGACCGTGAAGGTCTTCGGCGACGACCTCGCCGAGGTCCGGGCTGTCGCCAACCGATTGGCCGAGATCCTCAAGGCCGTACCCGGCTCCGCCGACGTCGCGGTGGATGTCGAGCCGCCTCTGCCGAATCTGAAGATCGAGCTGGATCGAGCCGCCGCCGCGCGCCGCGGAATCAATGCCACCGATGTTGCGGACCTGATAGCGACCGGTATTGGCGGGACGCCGATTGGTCAGCTCCATATCGACGAAAGGAGCTACGACATGACCGTGCGCTTTCCGCCGAAAGACCGCGCCAGCCCGGACGCGATCGGCAATCTGACACTCCGATCACCAACGGGCGAGTGGATTCCACTCTCGGACGTGGCTCACATCGGCACGGTGACCGGCGAAAGCGTGATCGTCCGTGAAATGACTCAGCGCAACATCATCGTGCGCCTCAACGTACGTGGCCGGGATCTGGCGAGTTTTCTGGTCGATGCCCAGGCCGCTGTCGCCGGCGACGCTCACCACGACGCGAGCCGCATTCACATTCAGTGGGGCGGACAGTTCGAGAACCTGGAGCGCGCGGAGGCGCGACTGGCGCTGATCCTGCCAATGACCCTGGGGATCATGCTCCTGCTGCTGTTTGGCGAGTTCCGCAATCTGCATCAGCCGTTGCTGGTACTCGCGATGGTCCCGCTCGCGATGATCGGCGGTCTCGCGGCGCTGCATCTGCGCGACATGACACTCAATGTGTCGAGCGCGGTCGGGTTCATCGCGCTGTTTGGCGTGGCGGTGCTGAACGGCGTGCTGATGATCGCGCAGATCAACCGTCTGCGGCATGAAGAAGGCAAAGACCTGCGCGATGCCGTGCTGGAAGGCACTCGCAGCCGCATGCGGCCCGTTCTGATGACTGCGACCGTGGCCGCGCTTGGCTTGACGCCGGCCATGCTGGCCACCGGCCTTGGCAGCGACGTACAGCGACCACTGGCCACAGTGGTGGTGGGCGGACTGGTGACGGCCACCACGATGACGCTGGTGCTCCTGCCTTCGCTCTACCACCTGATCGAAGCGCACATGGCACGCCGTCAGGCGTTGCGCCCGGCGTCGCCCGGATTCGAACACGGAGCCTTTGCATGA